A window of Salvelinus alpinus chromosome 31, SLU_Salpinus.1, whole genome shotgun sequence contains these coding sequences:
- the LOC139561337 gene encoding endonuclease domain-containing 1 protein-like, producing the protein MCWVKNFSVVPQCKSFFLEGTSPNLPGILVGGTVQNQNRYKPICQKYKNIYRFATLYDTTNRIPVFSAYTFSGNTTGRPKEHWMIEPGLDTEMQKMGGGQYQAMIDDYKNSIPIKGVNRGHLFPSSHAHDLDTQKSTFTLTNIVPQVVSFNEGSWNDMERNVRETLVLNCKDAYDQIKAYVVTGAVPNNNKQKQNTLNKRVNIPYLMWTAFCCENKRYKKKWMAGGYWGLNKKGEALNQLTLGKLEEKLNEYHKGKDGPVKVFPEDCPRGPKPTTSP; encoded by the exons TGAAGAACTTCAGTGTTGTTCCACAGTGCAAGAGTTTCTTCCTGGAGGGAACATCTCCAAATCTCCCAGGTATTTTGGTTGGTGGGACAGTCCAGAACCAGAACCGCTACAAGCCGATTTGCCAGAAGTACAAAAACATCTACAGGTTTGCAACTCTCTACGACACGACCAACAGGATCCCTGTATTCTCAGCCTACACCTTCTCTGGTAATACAACTGGTAGACCAAAAGAACACTGGATGATCGAGCCTGGG CTCGACACTGAAATGCAGAAAATGGGAGGAGGCCAATACCAGGCTATGATTGACGACTATAAGAACTCAATACCAATTAAAGGGGTGAACAGAGGTCATCTCTTCCCAAGTTCACATGCTCATGACCTGGATACTCAGAAGTCCACCTTTACCCTGACCAACATCGTTCCCCAGGTGGTGTCCTTCAACGAGGGCAGCTGGAATGATATGGAGAGAAATGTCAGAGAAACTCTGGTGCTTAACTGTAAGGATGCTTACGACCAGATAAAGGCCTATGTGGTGACTGGAGCAGttcccaacaacaacaaacaaaaacaaaacacactGAACAAACGAGTGAACATCCCGTATCTCATGTGGACAGCCTTCTGCTGTGAAAACAAGAGGTACAAGAAGAAGTGGATGGCCGGGGGATACTGGGGGTTGAACAAGAAGGGGGAGGCATTGAATCAACTAACCTTGGGAAAACTCGAAGAGAAGTTGAACGAATATCACAAAGGTAAAGATGGTCCTGTCAAGGTGTTCCCAGAAGATTGTCCAAGAGGTCCTAAACCTACCACTTCCCCCTAA